The Tubulanus polymorphus chromosome 1, tnTubPoly1.2, whole genome shotgun sequence genome contains a region encoding:
- the LOC141915120 gene encoding uncharacterized protein LOC141915120 isoform X3 — MGLHLFSVRISPAYRDRQHHTAKETDFGGHVHASSKKNTTWENILRSMNEAFLCLGNRIKMVENLKGSQIIMTALNIPDMVRVVKHHGMIVIPLDIKIDDMAPKIDHLELLITDKTVAIIVAHIYGKWIDMNPIIEVAQRYNLSVLEDCAESFCGLEKLGDPRSDLVMFSFGTIKFCTAFGGAVLNIRDIDLYRKMNKLHETYPCQKQTDYFTKILKMMMVLLLLNSPKIVKPAMFFTRTFNIDHKKRVIELIRGFPDNLIHRLRQKPSTALLAVMWNHLRKFNAVEFGLMKSKCDYVAARLPDTITLVGSEAVLKNYWLFPILVESPNEFLENLFAMGIDAYRGATQLNVVEPNIEKSGAEVNYLKLHYPYEAKYLIDHVIYLPVNKFVPFYYLDQICKCVALACYKNVHSRRTVLTIKPKSKL; from the exons TGTCCGGATCTCCCCTGCATACAGAGATAGACAGCACCATACAGCGAAGGAGACTGACTTCGGTGGTCATGTACATGCATCATCCAAAAAAA aTACAACATGGGAAAACATACTACGGTCAATGAATGAAGCTTTTCTTTGTCTGGGAAACAGGATCAAAATGGTAGAAAACTTAA AAGGATCTCAGATTATCATGACAGCATTAAATATTCCTGATATGGTTCGTGTGGTGAAACATCATGGAATGATTGTAATACCTCTGGATATTAAGATCGATGATATGGCACCTAAGATCGATCATCTGGAGCTATTGATTACGGACAAAACAGTAGCCATCATTGTTGCTCACATTTATGGAAAATGGATAGATATGAATCCAATTATAGAAGTTGCTCAGCGATATAACCTGTCTGTTCTGGAGGATTGTGCAGAAAGTTTTTGTGGCCTGGAAAAACTAGGGGATCCTAGGTCAGACTTAGTTATGTTCAGTTTTGGAACCATTAAATTCTGTACTGCTTTTGGAGGTGCCGTTTTGAATATACGGGATATTGACTTGTACAGAAAGATGAATAAACTGCATGAAACATACCCCTGTCAAAAACAAACagattatttcacaaaaatcctgaagatgatgatggtgcttttgcttctgaacaGTCCAAAAATTGTTAAACCAGCAATGTTTTTTACAAGAACCTTCAACATTGACCACAAAAAGAGGGTAATTGAACTGATCCGTGGTTTCCCAGATAATCTCATTCATCGATTGCGTCAGAAACCTTCCACTGCTTTATTAGCGGTTATGTGGAACCATTTAAGGAAATTTAATGCAGTTGAGTTTGGTCTTATGAAAAGTAAATGTGATTATGTTGCTGCCCGTCTACCAGATACTATCACATTAGTTGGTTCAGAAGCTGTTTTAAAGAATTACTGGCTCTTTCCTATTTTAGTG GAATCGCCGAAtgaatttttagaaaatttattTGCAATGGGCATTGACGCATACCGAGGAGCCACACAGCTCAATGTGGTTGAACCAAATATCGAAAAGTCTGGTGCTGAAGTAAATTACTTGAAGTTGCATTATCCTTATGAAGCAAAATATCTGATTGATCACGTTATCTATCTTCCAGTTAATAAGTTTGTTCCATTTTACTACTTGGATCAGATTTGTAAATGTGTTGCTCTTGCATGCTACAAAAATGTACATTCTCGGAGGACCGTTTTAACGATTAAGCCTAAATCCAAACTTTAG
- the LOC141915120 gene encoding uncharacterized protein LOC141915120 isoform X4 — MNEAFLCLGNRIKMVENLSKLWRSPLRNHALPCLSVRSGLDLFLRVKHFPEGSQIIMTALNIPDMVRVVKHHGMIVIPLDIKIDDMAPKIDHLELLITDKTVAIIVAHIYGKWIDMNPIIEVAQRYNLSVLEDCAESFCGLEKLGDPRSDLVMFSFGTIKFCTAFGGAVLNIRDIDLYRKMNKLHETYPCQKQTDYFTKILKMMMVLLLLNSPKIVKPAMFFTRTFNIDHKKRVIELIRGFPDNLIHRLRQKPSTALLAVMWNHLRKFNAVEFGLMKSKCDYVAARLPDTITLVGSEAVLKNYWLFPILVESPNEFLENLFAMGIDAYRGATQLNVVEPNIEKSGAEVNYLKLHYPYEAKYLIDHVIYLPVNKFVPFYYLDQICKCVALACYKNVHSRRTVLTIKPKSKL, encoded by the exons ATGAATGAAGCTTTTCTTTGTCTGGGAAACAGGATCAAAATGGTAGAAAACTTAAGTAAGCTTTGGAGAAGTCCGTTGAGAAATCATGCTTTGCCCTGTCTTTCCGTAAGATCAGGTTTGGACCTTTTTCTTCGTGTGAAACATTTTCCAGAAGGATCTCAGATTATCATGACAGCATTAAATATTCCTGATATGGTTCGTGTGGTGAAACATCATGGAATGATTGTAATACCTCTGGATATTAAGATCGATGATATGGCACCTAAGATCGATCATCTGGAGCTATTGATTACGGACAAAACAGTAGCCATCATTGTTGCTCACATTTATGGAAAATGGATAGATATGAATCCAATTATAGAAGTTGCTCAGCGATATAACCTGTCTGTTCTGGAGGATTGTGCAGAAAGTTTTTGTGGCCTGGAAAAACTAGGGGATCCTAGGTCAGACTTAGTTATGTTCAGTTTTGGAACCATTAAATTCTGTACTGCTTTTGGAGGTGCCGTTTTGAATATACGGGATATTGACTTGTACAGAAAGATGAATAAACTGCATGAAACATACCCCTGTCAAAAACAAACagattatttcacaaaaatcctgaagatgatgatggtgcttttgcttctgaacaGTCCAAAAATTGTTAAACCAGCAATGTTTTTTACAAGAACCTTCAACATTGACCACAAAAAGAGGGTAATTGAACTGATCCGTGGTTTCCCAGATAATCTCATTCATCGATTGCGTCAGAAACCTTCCACTGCTTTATTAGCGGTTATGTGGAACCATTTAAGGAAATTTAATGCAGTTGAGTTTGGTCTTATGAAAAGTAAATGTGATTATGTTGCTGCCCGTCTACCAGATACTATCACATTAGTTGGTTCAGAAGCTGTTTTAAAGAATTACTGGCTCTTTCCTATTTTAGTG GAATCGCCGAAtgaatttttagaaaatttattTGCAATGGGCATTGACGCATACCGAGGAGCCACACAGCTCAATGTGGTTGAACCAAATATCGAAAAGTCTGGTGCTGAAGTAAATTACTTGAAGTTGCATTATCCTTATGAAGCAAAATATCTGATTGATCACGTTATCTATCTTCCAGTTAATAAGTTTGTTCCATTTTACTACTTGGATCAGATTTGTAAATGTGTTGCTCTTGCATGCTACAAAAATGTACATTCTCGGAGGACCGTTTTAACGATTAAGCCTAAATCCAAACTTTAG
- the LOC141915120 gene encoding uncharacterized protein LOC141915120 isoform X2: MMSSNQPHSNEIVPWACIYLDTTWENILRSMNEAFLCLGNRIKMVENLSKLWRSPLRNHALPCLSVRSGLDLFLRVKHFPEGSQIIMTALNIPDMVRVVKHHGMIVIPLDIKIDDMAPKIDHLELLITDKTVAIIVAHIYGKWIDMNPIIEVAQRYNLSVLEDCAESFCGLEKLGDPRSDLVMFSFGTIKFCTAFGGAVLNIRDIDLYRKMNKLHETYPCQKQTDYFTKILKMMMVLLLLNSPKIVKPAMFFTRTFNIDHKKRVIELIRGFPDNLIHRLRQKPSTALLAVMWNHLRKFNAVEFGLMKSKCDYVAARLPDTITLVGSEAVLKNYWLFPILVESPNEFLENLFAMGIDAYRGATQLNVVEPNIEKSGAEVNYLKLHYPYEAKYLIDHVIYLPVNKFVPFYYLDQICKCVALACYKNVHSRRTVLTIKPKSKL, from the exons aTACAACATGGGAAAACATACTACGGTCAATGAATGAAGCTTTTCTTTGTCTGGGAAACAGGATCAAAATGGTAGAAAACTTAAGTAAGCTTTGGAGAAGTCCGTTGAGAAATCATGCTTTGCCCTGTCTTTCCGTAAGATCAGGTTTGGACCTTTTTCTTCGTGTGAAACATTTTCCAGAAGGATCTCAGATTATCATGACAGCATTAAATATTCCTGATATGGTTCGTGTGGTGAAACATCATGGAATGATTGTAATACCTCTGGATATTAAGATCGATGATATGGCACCTAAGATCGATCATCTGGAGCTATTGATTACGGACAAAACAGTAGCCATCATTGTTGCTCACATTTATGGAAAATGGATAGATATGAATCCAATTATAGAAGTTGCTCAGCGATATAACCTGTCTGTTCTGGAGGATTGTGCAGAAAGTTTTTGTGGCCTGGAAAAACTAGGGGATCCTAGGTCAGACTTAGTTATGTTCAGTTTTGGAACCATTAAATTCTGTACTGCTTTTGGAGGTGCCGTTTTGAATATACGGGATATTGACTTGTACAGAAAGATGAATAAACTGCATGAAACATACCCCTGTCAAAAACAAACagattatttcacaaaaatcctgaagatgatgatggtgcttttgcttctgaacaGTCCAAAAATTGTTAAACCAGCAATGTTTTTTACAAGAACCTTCAACATTGACCACAAAAAGAGGGTAATTGAACTGATCCGTGGTTTCCCAGATAATCTCATTCATCGATTGCGTCAGAAACCTTCCACTGCTTTATTAGCGGTTATGTGGAACCATTTAAGGAAATTTAATGCAGTTGAGTTTGGTCTTATGAAAAGTAAATGTGATTATGTTGCTGCCCGTCTACCAGATACTATCACATTAGTTGGTTCAGAAGCTGTTTTAAAGAATTACTGGCTCTTTCCTATTTTAGTG GAATCGCCGAAtgaatttttagaaaatttattTGCAATGGGCATTGACGCATACCGAGGAGCCACACAGCTCAATGTGGTTGAACCAAATATCGAAAAGTCTGGTGCTGAAGTAAATTACTTGAAGTTGCATTATCCTTATGAAGCAAAATATCTGATTGATCACGTTATCTATCTTCCAGTTAATAAGTTTGTTCCATTTTACTACTTGGATCAGATTTGTAAATGTGTTGCTCTTGCATGCTACAAAAATGTACATTCTCGGAGGACCGTTTTAACGATTAAGCCTAAATCCAAACTTTAG
- the LOC141915120 gene encoding uncharacterized protein LOC141915120 isoform X1 codes for MGLHLFSVRISPAYRDRQHHTAKETDFGGHVHASSKKNTTWENILRSMNEAFLCLGNRIKMVENLSKLWRSPLRNHALPCLSVRSGLDLFLRVKHFPEGSQIIMTALNIPDMVRVVKHHGMIVIPLDIKIDDMAPKIDHLELLITDKTVAIIVAHIYGKWIDMNPIIEVAQRYNLSVLEDCAESFCGLEKLGDPRSDLVMFSFGTIKFCTAFGGAVLNIRDIDLYRKMNKLHETYPCQKQTDYFTKILKMMMVLLLLNSPKIVKPAMFFTRTFNIDHKKRVIELIRGFPDNLIHRLRQKPSTALLAVMWNHLRKFNAVEFGLMKSKCDYVAARLPDTITLVGSEAVLKNYWLFPILVESPNEFLENLFAMGIDAYRGATQLNVVEPNIEKSGAEVNYLKLHYPYEAKYLIDHVIYLPVNKFVPFYYLDQICKCVALACYKNVHSRRTVLTIKPKSKL; via the exons TGTCCGGATCTCCCCTGCATACAGAGATAGACAGCACCATACAGCGAAGGAGACTGACTTCGGTGGTCATGTACATGCATCATCCAAAAAAA aTACAACATGGGAAAACATACTACGGTCAATGAATGAAGCTTTTCTTTGTCTGGGAAACAGGATCAAAATGGTAGAAAACTTAAGTAAGCTTTGGAGAAGTCCGTTGAGAAATCATGCTTTGCCCTGTCTTTCCGTAAGATCAGGTTTGGACCTTTTTCTTCGTGTGAAACATTTTCCAGAAGGATCTCAGATTATCATGACAGCATTAAATATTCCTGATATGGTTCGTGTGGTGAAACATCATGGAATGATTGTAATACCTCTGGATATTAAGATCGATGATATGGCACCTAAGATCGATCATCTGGAGCTATTGATTACGGACAAAACAGTAGCCATCATTGTTGCTCACATTTATGGAAAATGGATAGATATGAATCCAATTATAGAAGTTGCTCAGCGATATAACCTGTCTGTTCTGGAGGATTGTGCAGAAAGTTTTTGTGGCCTGGAAAAACTAGGGGATCCTAGGTCAGACTTAGTTATGTTCAGTTTTGGAACCATTAAATTCTGTACTGCTTTTGGAGGTGCCGTTTTGAATATACGGGATATTGACTTGTACAGAAAGATGAATAAACTGCATGAAACATACCCCTGTCAAAAACAAACagattatttcacaaaaatcctgaagatgatgatggtgcttttgcttctgaacaGTCCAAAAATTGTTAAACCAGCAATGTTTTTTACAAGAACCTTCAACATTGACCACAAAAAGAGGGTAATTGAACTGATCCGTGGTTTCCCAGATAATCTCATTCATCGATTGCGTCAGAAACCTTCCACTGCTTTATTAGCGGTTATGTGGAACCATTTAAGGAAATTTAATGCAGTTGAGTTTGGTCTTATGAAAAGTAAATGTGATTATGTTGCTGCCCGTCTACCAGATACTATCACATTAGTTGGTTCAGAAGCTGTTTTAAAGAATTACTGGCTCTTTCCTATTTTAGTG GAATCGCCGAAtgaatttttagaaaatttattTGCAATGGGCATTGACGCATACCGAGGAGCCACACAGCTCAATGTGGTTGAACCAAATATCGAAAAGTCTGGTGCTGAAGTAAATTACTTGAAGTTGCATTATCCTTATGAAGCAAAATATCTGATTGATCACGTTATCTATCTTCCAGTTAATAAGTTTGTTCCATTTTACTACTTGGATCAGATTTGTAAATGTGTTGCTCTTGCATGCTACAAAAATGTACATTCTCGGAGGACCGTTTTAACGATTAAGCCTAAATCCAAACTTTAG